In Chitinophaga sp. HK235, a single window of DNA contains:
- a CDS encoding epoxide hydrolase family protein: MNPFSINVPQETLNDLSARLKQTRWTDEPENAGWNYGTNPGYLRELVHYWQTEYDWRTHEAEINQFPQYKTEIDGIAIHFIYVKGQGKNTSPLILSHGWPDSFYRFLPIIPMLTDPTEGGRSYDLVIPSIPGFGFSQQTALNSDRTAALFNKLMTEVLGYSTYFAAGGDMGTLITKSLAVQFPGNVKAIHLTDVGYPNGSEDWGTMTPAEQAFGQQIQHWFFTEGAFNMIQSTKPQTLGYGLNDSPVGLASWIIEKFHAWSDNDGNLENCLSMDTLITNIMIYWISQSINSSIRTYAENARAGYMGGLQSSQRVEVPTGVSLFPKEAQFPKEWAERMANVVSFNILGKGGHFAAMEQPEIYSRELAGFFGKM, encoded by the coding sequence ATGAACCCTTTTAGCATTAATGTACCGCAAGAGACACTTAACGATCTATCAGCAAGACTAAAACAAACTAGGTGGACGGATGAACCTGAAAATGCCGGGTGGAATTATGGCACCAATCCGGGGTATTTGCGGGAACTGGTGCACTATTGGCAGACAGAGTACGATTGGAGAACCCACGAAGCAGAGATCAACCAGTTTCCCCAATACAAGACCGAAATAGACGGCATTGCCATTCATTTCATTTATGTAAAAGGCCAGGGAAAAAATACCTCGCCGCTGATCCTGAGCCATGGATGGCCAGACTCGTTCTATCGCTTTCTCCCGATTATTCCAATGCTGACCGATCCAACTGAAGGCGGGCGTTCTTATGACCTCGTGATCCCTTCCATACCCGGGTTTGGATTCTCCCAACAAACGGCCCTGAATAGCGATAGGACGGCAGCCCTGTTCAACAAACTCATGACAGAAGTACTGGGATATTCCACCTACTTTGCCGCAGGCGGTGATATGGGTACTTTGATCACGAAGTCGCTGGCAGTGCAGTTCCCAGGCAATGTAAAGGCTATTCATTTAACGGATGTAGGTTATCCCAACGGCAGTGAGGACTGGGGAACGATGACACCCGCCGAACAGGCGTTTGGGCAACAAATACAACATTGGTTCTTTACGGAAGGCGCGTTTAATATGATCCAGTCAACTAAGCCACAAACCCTGGGTTATGGGCTCAACGACAGCCCCGTGGGACTGGCCTCCTGGATCATCGAAAAATTCCATGCCTGGAGTGACAATGACGGAAATCTCGAAAATTGCCTTAGCATGGACACACTGATCACAAACATTATGATCTACTGGATAAGCCAATCCATTAATTCATCCATCAGAACATATGCCGAGAATGCTCGCGCCGGTTATATGGGGGGGCTGCAATCCTCCCAACGGGTAGAGGTACCAACGGGGGTGTCGCTGTTTCCCAAGGAAGCCCAATTCCCTAAAGAATGGGCGGAAAGGATGGCCAATGTTGTAAGCTTCAATATACTGGGCAAAGGAGGTCATTTTGCAGCGATGGAACAGCCTGAGATCTATTCCAGGGAGCTTGCCGGATTCTTTGGGAAAATGTGA
- a CDS encoding alpha-ketoglutarate-dependent dioxygenase AlkB has translation MMISSEFNKITLDLETNLFNELLSATDFAPVAKGRIGNHLVKMDGNRIPIVRTTTRYNIPAHDFSAIHNMLVECINDSVRKSNLEDIPALHFNNALIEVYDASYSKMNYHSDQNLDLDNDSYIGLFSCYENPEELSAQHIRKLKIKDKVSEEEQEYSLTHNSVILFSLSTNTKFLHKIVLDAAPKPLVPDNKWLGITFRTSKTYIQFEDDLPRFANGKLLELANKEQETAFYKLRGEENRNLNFVYPDLIYTVNAGDTMKPKHS, from the coding sequence ATGATGATCAGTTCTGAGTTTAACAAAATTACGCTTGATTTAGAAACCAATTTATTCAATGAATTACTGAGCGCAACAGACTTTGCACCTGTTGCTAAAGGCAGAATCGGCAATCACCTGGTAAAGATGGACGGCAATCGTATCCCGATAGTGAGAACTACTACAAGATACAATATACCCGCCCATGATTTTTCTGCCATTCATAACATGCTTGTTGAGTGCATCAATGATTCTGTTAGAAAGAGTAATCTGGAAGACATACCTGCGCTGCATTTTAATAATGCCTTAATAGAAGTCTATGATGCCAGTTATTCCAAAATGAATTATCATTCAGACCAAAATCTGGATTTGGATAATGATTCATACATAGGACTTTTTTCCTGTTATGAAAACCCGGAAGAACTTTCAGCGCAGCACATTAGGAAACTAAAGATAAAAGATAAAGTAAGCGAAGAAGAGCAGGAGTATTCATTAACACATAATTCGGTCATACTGTTTTCATTATCCACCAACACAAAGTTCCTGCATAAAATTGTCCTGGATGCTGCTCCAAAACCATTGGTACCAGACAATAAATGGCTAGGCATTACATTCCGGACATCAAAAACATATATTCAATTTGAGGATGATTTACCTCGTTTTGCCAATGGGAAATTATTGGAATTAGCGAATAAGGAACAGGAAACAGCGTTTTACAAGCTGAGAGGGGAAGAGAACCGAAATCTGAATTTCGTTTATCCGGATCTAATATATACTGTGAATGCAGGAGATACCATGAAACCAAAGCACAGTTGA
- a CDS encoding DUF6438 domain-containing protein, which produces MRILSLTFALLLFALSLHAQSDTTLLRKAWVGPELAYLNFDQKRYSMDFYSQWPQHGTYVLSGDTIRFNNAEYFGERNRIRGNADFLIKRLTRDSLILIPINDLANKKLRGQPILYYKDQALTVKKDLHFDSLIFKSTSSYSSSPAMEIQIDQKKQVKFRGSMYVIKDGSYTDILPDSTYQQLLYLLSISELDHLKAWEQEVFDDKRLSLQIWYNNKMMFIECWHFPMVADKLKQLLLKISATTKLERTSFRRL; this is translated from the coding sequence ATGAGGATACTATCCCTGACCTTTGCCCTACTTCTTTTTGCCCTCTCCCTGCATGCGCAGTCAGATACAACACTTCTTCGTAAAGCATGGGTAGGGCCGGAGCTGGCCTATTTGAATTTCGATCAGAAAAGATATTCGATGGATTTTTATAGCCAGTGGCCTCAGCATGGAACTTATGTGCTATCTGGCGATACAATCAGATTTAATAATGCTGAATATTTTGGCGAACGGAATCGCATCAGAGGTAATGCGGATTTCCTGATCAAGCGGCTCACCAGGGACAGCCTGATTCTTATTCCCATTAACGATTTGGCTAATAAAAAGTTAAGAGGACAGCCTATACTCTATTACAAAGATCAGGCGCTGACAGTTAAAAAGGACCTTCATTTTGATAGCCTTATTTTTAAATCCACCTCTTCCTATTCGTCTAGCCCCGCGATGGAAATACAGATAGATCAAAAGAAACAAGTGAAATTCAGAGGCTCGATGTATGTCATAAAGGATGGGAGTTATACAGATATTTTACCAGATTCTACCTATCAGCAGCTGTTGTATCTTCTCAGCATATCTGAACTGGACCACTTAAAAGCCTGGGAACAAGAGGTATTTGATGACAAGAGGCTTTCATTGCAAATATGGTACAATAACAAGATGATGTTTATTGAATGCTGGCACTTTCCTATGGTCGCAGATAAACTGAAACAGCTTTTATTAAAGATATCGGCAACAACAAAGCTGGAAAGAACATCCTTCAGGAGATTGTAA
- the pth2 gene encoding aminoacyl-tRNA hydrolase, with product MSSRIVKQVIIMRKDLNMRKGKMIAQGAHASIAFLTRHATIEGNTLQTNIRNPEEVQEWMTKGFTKICLSVDSEEELDRVYQQALEDGLNATLITDSGLTEFGGVPTKTCCAIGPNLNTDIDKITKDLKLL from the coding sequence ATGTCATCGAGAATTGTAAAGCAGGTAATTATAATGCGGAAAGACCTGAATATGAGAAAAGGTAAAATGATTGCGCAGGGTGCCCATGCTTCCATCGCGTTTCTTACCCGTCATGCTACCATAGAGGGAAATACATTGCAAACGAATATCCGTAATCCGGAAGAAGTACAGGAATGGATGACCAAAGGATTTACCAAGATATGCTTGTCTGTGGATTCTGAAGAAGAGCTGGACCGTGTATACCAGCAGGCCCTGGAAGACGGGCTGAATGCCACGCTGATAACGGATTCCGGACTCACAGAATTCGGAGGGGTACCTACCAAAACCTGCTGCGCCATTGGACCTAATCTGAATACAGATATTGATAAAATCACGAAAGACCTGAAGCTGCTTTAA
- the recB gene encoding exodeoxyribonuclease V subunit beta gives MTDNRYQHFVATDVPLEGSNLIEASAGTGKTYSIAILVLRLILEQQLSVKDILMVTFTKAAVAELEDRIRLFIRKAYTVSFGNPVDDDTIVNLVLNAVDQWGAVEVNHRLRDAVLLLDETSVLTIHSFCQQTLNEFAFETDQLFGAEMVPDTTPIIEGELNKFWRKHVTTLQPILLQSLWYENMRTDIQQVLQEHLSGKKYLGFNAKEDYRITAAQQSSWLEELFSLRQQQTSAEGALHQHIINNREDLAFTCNTNANARKGILPLIDKPAEFAAIIRERKKSAYIRELFPDILEQWETIDVFDETVTQHKQSLRRQLNCLAIQEVITGVRSHKERSNMLSYDDLISHLNLALVQKDNPGLIASLQNKYKAVFVDEFQDTDRQQYEIFSHAFGENTILFYIGDPKQSIYAWRKADIFTYFDARNSVQRLYDMNHNYRSSENLIAAMNRFFKPTEDFDTFEFDGEKDSIRYIDVMAPEESSKGFLYRAEDKEVPITIYNCKNKDEIASAVAAQVAQLLLDPAYRIVKDKAQTITPSDIGILVRTGKEGKDIKQKLAHLGIPAVTIDDTKVLNTAEALEVLYLLEAMETPERSTINRALLSPFTGFSVQDILNLDDEIALTRFGNYRNLWQENGAYTALMTFIADFGVRNILLSDHSKNGERAITNLYQLTELVHQVQNRKNLSMRDLISWLKRGIDGMLVEGDEYTQRVESDEEAVNIVTIHKSKGLDYRIVLVPYLDFRNSDAAFIAFRDPDTGDYINAEAARISPEQKAAQQKQQVQEDRRLIYVSITRAVYKCYLFKNNSKLAAESSFAKFTSALLLNPPDPSLIEVVDALPAEPEQRYRKSKLATVRNTTPTPVSFYLREENWRKMSYTMLAAKPEQKPRMRSAQQESEYDNFIFHTLRKGAKTGNLLHFIFENINFADDGQWEYWINEAVARFVPGQGEIYLPMLQQLLQHVMHANIQIGKNRFQLASVGKYKRMAELEFDFPVPVFRANMLNALSDDELTVTVKRFSEDRNHELEGIMNGKIDLFFEHNHRYYILDWKSNYLGGIVEDYTPSALAAAMNENNYHLQYLIYTVAVKKYLESRLPGFNYQKHFGGIIYCFVRGIRNNGNQGIFTARPDLEKISILEDMLTAKSHRY, from the coding sequence ATGACGGATAACAGATATCAACATTTTGTAGCAACCGATGTACCGCTGGAAGGGAGCAATCTGATAGAAGCCAGTGCCGGCACAGGGAAGACGTATTCCATCGCTATCCTGGTGCTGCGGCTGATATTGGAGCAGCAGCTGTCTGTAAAGGACATCCTGATGGTGACCTTTACCAAAGCCGCTGTGGCCGAACTGGAAGACCGTATCCGGCTGTTTATCCGCAAAGCTTACACTGTCAGCTTTGGCAATCCGGTTGACGATGATACCATCGTGAACCTGGTACTGAATGCCGTGGACCAGTGGGGAGCTGTGGAAGTCAACCACCGCCTGCGTGACGCCGTATTGCTACTCGATGAAACATCTGTTCTTACCATCCATAGCTTCTGTCAGCAAACGCTGAATGAATTTGCCTTCGAAACAGATCAGCTGTTTGGCGCCGAAATGGTGCCGGATACCACCCCCATCATCGAAGGCGAACTCAATAAGTTCTGGCGCAAACATGTTACCACGCTGCAACCTATTCTGCTGCAGTCACTGTGGTACGAAAACATGCGCACTGATATCCAGCAGGTATTGCAGGAACATCTCAGCGGGAAAAAATACCTGGGCTTCAACGCAAAAGAAGATTACCGCATTACCGCTGCCCAGCAAAGCAGCTGGCTGGAAGAACTGTTCTCCCTCCGGCAGCAGCAAACTTCAGCAGAAGGGGCCCTGCATCAGCATATCATCAACAACAGGGAGGACCTGGCTTTCACCTGTAATACCAATGCCAATGCGAGAAAAGGCATTCTTCCCCTGATTGATAAACCCGCGGAATTTGCGGCTATCATCCGGGAAAGAAAAAAATCTGCCTATATCCGCGAATTATTTCCGGACATCCTGGAGCAATGGGAAACAATAGACGTTTTCGACGAAACCGTCACCCAGCATAAACAATCGCTGCGCCGGCAACTCAACTGCCTCGCGATACAGGAAGTGATCACCGGCGTGCGCTCTCATAAGGAACGCAGTAATATGCTGAGTTATGATGACCTGATCAGTCATCTTAATCTGGCACTGGTACAAAAAGACAATCCCGGCCTCATAGCATCGCTGCAAAACAAATACAAAGCCGTGTTTGTAGATGAGTTCCAGGATACTGACCGTCAACAGTATGAAATTTTCAGTCATGCTTTCGGCGAAAACACCATCCTGTTTTATATCGGTGATCCCAAACAAAGTATCTACGCCTGGCGTAAAGCTGATATTTTCACCTACTTCGATGCCCGCAACAGCGTTCAGCGTCTCTATGATATGAACCATAACTATCGTTCATCAGAGAACCTGATTGCTGCTATGAACCGCTTTTTCAAGCCCACCGAAGATTTCGACACCTTCGAGTTTGACGGCGAAAAAGACAGCATCCGGTATATTGATGTGATGGCGCCCGAAGAAAGCAGCAAAGGCTTTCTATACAGAGCAGAAGATAAAGAAGTGCCCATCACCATCTACAACTGTAAAAACAAAGATGAAATTGCCAGTGCAGTCGCCGCGCAGGTAGCGCAGCTGTTGCTCGATCCGGCCTACCGGATTGTGAAAGATAAAGCCCAGACGATCACCCCTTCCGATATTGGTATCCTTGTACGTACCGGAAAAGAAGGTAAAGATATCAAGCAAAAGCTGGCCCATCTGGGTATTCCGGCGGTGACGATAGATGATACCAAAGTATTAAATACGGCCGAAGCCCTGGAGGTGCTGTATCTCCTGGAAGCGATGGAAACACCGGAAAGGTCTACCATCAACCGGGCGCTGTTGTCTCCTTTTACCGGCTTTAGTGTACAGGATATTCTCAATCTGGACGATGAGATAGCCCTCACCCGCTTTGGCAACTACCGCAACCTGTGGCAGGAAAACGGAGCCTATACAGCGCTCATGACGTTCATTGCCGACTTCGGCGTGCGCAACATCCTGCTGAGCGATCATTCCAAAAACGGAGAACGGGCCATTACCAACCTCTATCAGTTGACAGAACTGGTACATCAGGTGCAGAACCGAAAAAACCTGTCTATGCGCGACCTGATCTCCTGGCTCAAACGCGGTATAGACGGCATGCTCGTAGAAGGTGATGAGTACACCCAACGGGTGGAAAGTGATGAAGAAGCGGTGAATATCGTCACTATTCACAAAAGTAAAGGGCTGGACTACCGGATCGTACTGGTGCCATATCTGGATTTCAGGAATAGTGATGCTGCTTTTATCGCCTTCAGAGACCCGGACACCGGTGATTATATCAATGCAGAAGCTGCCCGTATCAGCCCTGAACAGAAAGCCGCCCAGCAAAAACAGCAGGTACAGGAAGACCGCCGCCTGATTTATGTGTCCATCACCAGAGCTGTGTACAAATGTTATCTCTTTAAAAATAACAGCAAGCTGGCTGCTGAATCCTCCTTTGCGAAATTCACCAGCGCCTTGTTGCTGAATCCTCCCGATCCTTCGCTGATTGAAGTAGTAGATGCTTTACCGGCAGAGCCGGAGCAACGTTACCGCAAAAGCAAGCTGGCAACGGTCCGGAATACAACGCCAACACCGGTATCCTTTTATCTCCGGGAAGAGAACTGGCGTAAGATGAGTTATACCATGCTGGCCGCCAAACCCGAACAGAAGCCCCGTATGCGTTCCGCCCAACAGGAAAGCGAATACGATAACTTCATTTTCCACACCCTGCGGAAAGGTGCTAAAACAGGGAACCTACTGCACTTCATCTTCGAAAACATCAACTTCGCCGATGACGGTCAGTGGGAATACTGGATCAATGAAGCGGTAGCCCGCTTTGTTCCCGGACAAGGAGAAATATACTTGCCCATGCTGCAGCAGCTTTTACAACATGTGATGCATGCCAATATCCAGATTGGTAAAAACCGCTTCCAGTTGGCTTCTGTAGGCAAATACAAACGGATGGCCGAACTGGAATTCGATTTCCCGGTGCCCGTTTTCAGAGCCAATATGCTCAACGCTCTTTCGGATGATGAACTAACAGTAACGGTTAAACGTTTTTCTGAAGATAGAAATCATGAGCTGGAAGGTATTATGAACGGGAAAATTGACCTGTTCTTTGAACATAACCACCGGTACTATATCCTCGACTGGAAATCCAACTACCTGGGTGGCATTGTGGAAGACTATACCCCATCGGCATTAGCGGCTGCTATGAATGAAAACAACTACCATCTGCAATACCTGATATATACCGTGGCAGTAAAAAAATACCTGGAAAGCAGATTGCCGGGTTTTAACTATCAAAAACATTTCGGTGGTATCATCTACTGCTTTGTACGTGGAATCCGTAATAATGGCAACCAGGGTATTTTCACTGCCAGACCCGATCTGGAAAAGATTAGCATCCTGGAAGATATGCTCACCGCCAAAAGTCACCGCTATTAA